In the genome of Mangifera indica cultivar Alphonso chromosome 9, CATAS_Mindica_2.1, whole genome shotgun sequence, the window caaaTGGGTTAGGCGAACGCGGCATCTGGAATGGCTGTAAATGATGAATGTAAGCTGAAATTTCAAGAACTAAAAGCAAGAAGGCACTACCGATTTATAATCTTCAAGATTGAAAACCAGCAGGTGGTGGTAGAGAAACTTGGCAGCCCTGGAGACTCTTATGATGACTTCACTGCATCTCTTCCTGCCGATGAATGCCGTTATGCTGTCTTCGACTTCGATTTCACTACCACTGAGAACTGCCAGAGAAGCAAAATTTTCTTCATCGCCTGGTAAAAACTTCCTGCATTCTTTATCGGAAACTTGATAAAAAATGAAGttgattgaatttattgttatgTTTGAAGGTCACCTGATACATCAAAGGTGAGGATGAAAATGGTGTATGCGAGCACCAAGGACAGATTCAAAAGGGAACTGGATGGGATTCAGTTTGAGTTGCAGGCAACAGATCCCAGTGAGATGAGCCTCGACATTGTTAAAGGGCGAGCAGTTTAGCGGAAATTAAGCTGCcattttcttttgctttatgGGTTTTATACTATGCAGTAGTATGCATATTTTTATGTACAATGTTATATGCACAATACAGTTGGGTATATAGATCATGTGATTGGGtttttatatacctaattatgtactcaaaactGTATGCGCATAATACTTGTACTTTATCATGTGAAATACTTTTCCATTTCCCTGACTTGGGGCATTTTTCTGTTTATCAACATCTaagaaattttatcaattataaccACTTAATCCCACACTAAGGATTTTTCTTATTCCTATACTACCCTTATTGGAAACGTGTGAACTATTCATTGTGAAATTAGAGGTCTTAGATTTGACTTTACACTCATGTAAATAGATTTAAGTATATATAGAAGCATCTTTGATATACTTGTATTGAAGTGTGAGGCCATGATCTTGGGTTGTTGAACTAGTCTCTCAAGGGTTCAGTGGTTTGGTGGTCGGATTCCACCCAATGGGATTAAAAAATCTAGAAAGTCAGTTCGAGACAACTAAGACCACAAACCCCTGAAAACTCAACATAACATATTAGTTTTCTAGGATGACTAGCCCATCCTCCCAAACAATAAACCAACAAAAGTCCGTTTACTCTTTCTTATACAAACCATTAtcttttcatcatttataattattgcatttattcaaatgtatttttctttaataataaaattatatatacatattttgaatatattaatatacacacatttgatatatgtcattatataatttaatgattttgaattaaaaataaaataacattcaatcatataatgatatacacAATAATATACTCATTTGTTTACTCATGGGTATGCATAGTATTACCCTTTCCCTTAATATATATAGGGAAACCTGAGGGAAAAAACGGGGAGAGAAATCTTCCAATACTTTTGTAATTCTTTTCACTTGTATGAATAACAACACCATGGACATGAACTCATATAAAATTTTCCGGCCGAACCATGTAAAAAATCGTTTGCCTTATTATTAAATGTTTCAAGGCTTCACAATCTTGCCCCCCAAGCCTCGCTAATTTGGTTCAACTTTTAACATCAACACAAATCAAGACCGTTTGTTGGGTAGAAAAAAGACCTTTGATTTGAGAAACAAAATGTACTCCAAATCATGGCATATAATCCCTTTAACAGAAACCAAATCTTGACTGATATTGTACCAAGCAATCTGTTTTGCAGCTTTCAGTGCATGCTCTTTGAGCCTCTGAAAAGTGATCCTCTCTCTTGTTTGCCTTGCTTATAAATACCCACCTGCTCGAAAAGCATTCAACACAGGCAAGAGTTCAAAACctgagattttattttataagttgtaTGTAAGAGTTGGAGGGAACTAAACAGATAGGTAAAATACAACAGTCTGTTTAATTTCCTCCAATATCTTATCTCCAACTTCTGAATCATAAGTTCGTTCATGAATATATTTCTGTTTACGCTGCGGATTTGTGAGTTGTATGTAAGAATTGGAGGCACTTAACAGATCATTACACATGTAAAACATTCTGTTTAGTTTCCTGCAACTTCTCTCCCAAATTCTAAACCAGAATACTGCTTTCTTAAAACATTCTGGTTTACAAGCAATTttatgtatacccactttgggtatacaattgtatatacacttatatatgttattacatgatcgagtgttactttattctaaattcaaaatcatataatcatatgataacacatataaatatttacatatttgtatatataaagtGGCGATATATAATTTCTAAGTATAATTTGTGGTCAATTCACTTTAAAACTGTCTTTGAGGCAATTTATTGTTGTGAAATTTCTGACCAGAAAGAGACTTGAATTGAATAATAcaactcaatttaaataatacGGCAAAAACAATCAATCACGAAAGACACAAAAATTAATGTGATTTGACAATATATAAATGTCCATCCAACCCAcattataaaaacaaactaGGGTTTTCTTTATACGAAGgaacccaaaataaaattttatctggACCAAAATTCTTCAGTCTCCTCGACCAAAAAAGGGGGTATTCAAAGCTTTCCAACTTATCTCTTCTGGATGAAACGAGCTCGTCGCTTTTCATATTTTGCTATATACTTGGAACAACCTCATTCTCCCTGGAATGGCCTCGTTTCATCTTGGaatggccaaaacacttatgGAACAGACAACGACAAAATTTCTACAATGATTGATCCGCACCATACAACATCTGGAAGGACTGTTCAATTCTGATGGAACGCTTGTTCTGACACATTTTCGAATTCAAACGACCTTAATTTAACAATAATGGCATCATAGACAAATAGCCTTCAGATTAATTAATCTTTCTCCACTCTTGCTTCATCTTTTTTCTATCTGAATCCTTTCCAGAATCGACCCCCTTAAGCCagtttttaatccaaaaaaaaaaaaaaagctgtgattatttatttaaacaatctACCAATACAATGAACAGTGTGAGATTCAGAGATTAAAAACtgtaaacaaaagaaaaactttcCTATGATTGCCTAGTTTGATTCTCAGACTTCCAGTAATACTTCTTCTCCATTGAGTCCACTCGAGTTAAAACCTTTTCATTTCTCCAAAGAATGGAGCTAAAAGAAGAAGGATCATAAGGGGGAGGCAGCCTGCATGGACTTGTTTCCGATGGACCTGTCACCATAGATTCCACCATAAAGTTCTTCAGTAATCCTTCCGATCCGCAAGCCATCCTCTCCGAACAGTACTCGACGGCATTTTTAGGTATTGTGGGCTTGTATCTCAGAAGCTTAGAGTACTGACTTAACAGATGAAACATGTAGTCGTATACGTATTTCATCTGCAACTGCTCTTGGATGAATTTGCTGGCTGTCTTTCCCATATTTTGTACCTGATAGATCCACACAAAACAGCTGAATGAggaaaaaaattgtatacaGAGAAGAGATCGTTACAATGAAGAACTTCGAATTGGGGtggtaaatgaataatattattgatcaaaAGATgtactatttataatattacaagaGAACTTGAATCTTAGTCTAAATAGAAATTTGAATCCGGATTCATAATCCTACGAACACACACAAACTTAGATTCATCCAGAATAGGAATATTATTTGACATACAATACCACTAGGCGAACAAAATGTGTAACCGGATCGGGAAATTCAATTCAGATGTAACAAATGGCTGGTATCGAAAGCCTCTTCTAGTAAATATATTTAGGGATAACGACATTTGTAGTTatcaaattatcacatttttctattGAATGAACAAGACTTTCATTATATCCTACTGAATGTAGCgaacaaaattaattaagattgctgttctaattttgttttgaaagcaAGATAATTAG includes:
- the LOC123224987 gene encoding actin-depolymerizing factor 7-like; this translates as MAVNDECKLKFQELKARRHYRFIIFKIENQQVVVEKLGSPGDSYDDFTASLPADECRYAVFDFDFTTTENCQRSKIFFIAWSPDTSKVRMKMVYASTKDRFKRELDGIQFELQATDPSEMSLDIVKGRAV